One Tenrec ecaudatus isolate mTenEca1 chromosome 12, mTenEca1.hap1, whole genome shotgun sequence DNA segment encodes these proteins:
- the LPIN3 gene encoding phosphatidate phosphatase LPIN3: MNYVGQLAGTVFGTVKELYRGLNPATLSGGIDVLVVEQQDGSFRCSPFHVRFGKLGVLRSREKVVDIEINGEPVDLHMKLGDSGEAFFVQELESDEELVPPRLCTSPIPWGGLSGFPSDSQWGTASEPEASVVAGGASLGRKKRRRRRKPKWKEGAATDSSSEELEAGTESGLSLLEKPKLEPPGGAQAEGESSPWLKDIYPYSDGEWTPQTSFTSDGLPSPKSDSELELRASEPSPLRAESHMQWSWGRLPKVAKAEQSEDNTQTLSPPRGGPSTPSASVVGTDSSGTPFLQTKADADLLPPDVEAPALAGTLLPTPQSEASKIQCSGDIRLRPATKSWSWAALEGPAPQRLPVGASRREGSLKRSQHLGPSDIYLDDLPSLDSENVALYFPQSDCGLGARRWSEPSNQKLLGAPTSEPEPEPIPDVVDTIALSLCGGLADGRSISPEKFIQHAVSYQDLCKNPSLLEDPNLVVEINKKHYNWAVAAPMILSLQAFQKNLPQSTVDRLEKEKMPRKRGRWWFSWRRRDLPLEERSAQRETAAREQRREKADVLSSEDDGPDSPVILEAPSLPPSPPAYTPTYKKALRLSSDQIRCLNLHKGANDVVFSVTTQYQGTCRCKATIYLWKWDDKVVISDIDGTITKSDALGHILPQLGRDWTHPGITSLYHKIHLNGYKFLYCSARAIGMADLTKGYLRWVSERGYGLPKGPILLSPSSLFSALHREVIEKKPEVFKIACLSDIQRLFLPQGQPFYAAFGNRPNDVFAYRQVGLPESRIFTVNPRGELTQEFTRSLKSTYERLGEVVELLFPPVARGPSTDLAKPEYSDVCYWRKPLPAVDIDAVL, translated from the exons ATGAACTACGTGGGGCAGCTGGCGGGGACGGTGTTCGGGACGGTGAAGGAGCTGTACCGGGGTCTGAACCCGGCCACGCTGAGCGGCGGCATCGACGTGCTGGTGGTGGAGCAACAAGACGGCTCCTTCCGCTGCTCCCCCTTCCACGTGCGCTTCGGCAAGCTGGGTGTCCTGCGCTCTCGCGAGAAGGTG GTGGACATCGAGATCAATGGGGAGCCAGTGGACCTGCACATGAAGCTGGGGGACAGCGGGGAGGCCTTCTTCGTCCAGGAGCTGGAGAGTGATGAG GAACTTGTGCCTCCCCGGCTATGCACCTCACCCATCCCCTGGGGGGGCCTGTCCGGCTTCCCCTCAGACTCCCAGTGGGGCACAGCCAgtgagccggaggcctctgttgTGGCCGGGGGAGCTTCCTTGGGGCGGAAGAAGCGACGCcgcaggaggaagcccaagtggaAAGAGGGCGCAGCGACGGACTCCAGTTCAGAGGAGCTGGAAGCAGGCACAGAGAGCGGGCTGTCCCTGCTGGAAAAACCAAAGCTGGAGCCCCCTGG CGGTGCCCAGGCAGAAGGGGAGTCCTCACCCTGGCTCAAAGACATCTACCCCTACTCTGATGGGGAGTGGACCCCCCAGACCAG CTTCACATCAGATGGGCTGCCCTCTCCCAAGAGTGACTCAGAGCTGGAGCTGCGGGCCTCAGAGCCCAGCCCTCTGAGAGCGGAGTCCCACATGCAGTGGTCCTGGGGGCGGCTACCTAAG GTGGCCAAAGCAGAGCAGTCTGAAGACAACACCCAGACCCTCTCTCCTCCTCGGGGCGGGCCCAGCACCCCCTCTGCCTCTGTGGTGGGCACGGACTCCTCAGGAACCCCGTTCTTACAAACCAAGGCTGACGCTGACCTGCTGCCACCTGATGTGGAGGCTCCTGCTCTGGCAGGGAccctactccccaccccccagagcgAGGCCTCCAAGATTCAGTGCTCTGGGGACATACGCCTCCGTCCTGCCACAAAATCATGGAGCTGGGCGGCTCTGGAGGGCCCTGCTCCCCAGAGACTGCCAGTGGGTGCCAGCAGGAGGGAAG gctccctgaagagaagccagcaCCTGGGCCCCAGTGATATCTACCTGGATGACTTGCCCTCCCTGGATTCTGAGAACGTGGCCCTTTATTTCCCGCAAAG TGACTGTGGGCTGGGGGCCAGGAGGTGGAGTGAGCCCAGCAACCAGAAGCTCCTGGGAGCCCCCACCTCTGAGCCGGAGCCAGAACCCATTCCCGACGTGGTGGACACAATCGCGTTGTCCCTCTGTGGGGGATTGGCTGACGGCCGGAGCATCTCCCCAG AGAAGTTCATCCAGCATGCCGTCTCCTATCAGGACCTCTGTAAGAACCCCAGCCTCCTGGAGGACCCCAACCTCGTGGTGGAAATCAACAAGAA GCATTATAACTGGGCTGTGGCTGCCCCCATGATCCTCTCCCTCCAAGCCTTCCAGAAGAACCTGCCTCAG AGTACTGTGGACAGGCTGGAGAAGGAGAAGATGCCCCGAAAGAGGGGACGGTGGTGGTTTTCCTGGAGGCGCAGGGACCTCCCTCTTGAAGAG CGCAGCGCCCAGAGGGAGACCGCCGCCAGGGAGCAGCGGAG GGAGAAGGCAGACGTCCTGAGCAGTGAGGACGACGGCCCAGACAGTCCCGTGATCCTCGAGGCCCCCTCCCTGCCGCCCTCCCCTCCTGCCTACACACCCACCTACAAGAAGGCCCTCCGCCTCTCCTCCGACCAGATT AGGTGCCTGAACCTGCACAAAGGGGCCAATGACGTGGTCTTCAGTGTGACCACCCAGTACCAGGGGACCTGCCGCTGCAAGGCCACCATATACCTGTGGAAATGGGACGACAAGGTGGTCATCTCGGACATTGATGGCACCATCACCAA GTCCGATGCTCTGGGCCACATCCTGCCCCAGCTGGGACGAGACTGGACGCACCCGGGCATCACCAGTCTCTACCACAAAATCCACCT AAATGGGTACAAGTTCCTGTACTGCTCTGCAAGGGCCATTGGCATGGCTGACCTCACCAAGGGCTACCTGCGGTGGGTGAGCGAACGGGGCTATGGCCTCCCCAAGGGCCCCATTCTACTATCTCCCAGCAGCCTCTTCTCAGCCCTCCACAG AGAGGTCATTGAGAAGAAGCCGGAGGTGTTCAAGATCGCCTGCCTGAGTGACATCCAGCGGCTGTTCCTGCCCCAGGGACAGCCTTTCTATGCTGCCTTCGGGAACCGGCCCAAT GATGTCTTCGCCTATAGGCAGGTGGGCCTCCCTGAATCCCGGATCTTCACGGTCAATCCACGGGGCGAGCTCACCCAGGAGTTCACAAGAAGCCTCAAGTCCAC GTACGAGCGGCTGGGCGAGGTGGTCGAGCTCCTCTTCCCACCTGTGGCCCGGGGCCCCAGCACAGACCTGGCCAAGCCCGAATACAGTGACGTCTGCTACTGGCGGAAACCCTTGCCGGCTGTGGACATAGACGCTGTGCTCTGA
- the EMILIN3 gene encoding EMILIN-3, with amino-acid sequence MGPRRLPAWLCAVAALLSGAQAKGTPLLARPAPPGASSYSLYTAGWRPRLRPGPHKALCAYVVHRNVTCILQERAESYIKAEYRQCGWSPKCPGTVTYRTVLRPKYKVGYKTVTDLAWRCCPGLTGEGCPEHLTDHGAAPPQAEPWPQVPSGQLSPGPKSPPYSNVAPSLPGRKGPGLFGERLERLEGDIQQLAQAYSTLSGMVASHEDPNRMTGGPRAPATPVGFGVLPEGFGGPGGQARGLPPPALDEMLSKMTEVSDKLRAKMQLLDEVHGLALGHEAHLQRLREAPPSPLTSLALLEEYVDRRLQRLWGSLLDGFEQKLRGVQSECDLRVQEVRQQWEEGQAASQRMHQSLDGRELALRRELTQLGTRLQGLSVAGGGSCCGQLALISARMDSLERNLQVVAEAQRGLGPTSGGELKRLSAAMLDGQLEGLETLNGSESGVRGCCPGVEDGVWGVDGFGTELEERVQSLEERMVALAGEPSRDSALPGQATLPLPQTELAVLEQRLLSLEASCAPSPTSAGLDSLVEEVKAWRSHSEALLHQVAGHSALLRQLNGSVAQVQGQLAEATGSSIQGEITLLKVNLNSVSKSLTGLSDSVSEYSEAFSAANTSLDARERKVEAEVQAIQGQVSSQGSRLRAGHRQVLSLQGELERLKAGVASVAGGLSRCQDTAQELQHAVGRFDQRVAQVEGACGRLGLLATGLDRLSTEPLKPRAGLWDHVKQLNRTLAQHAQDIARLQDDLLDCQAQLAEQARPGPSN; translated from the exons ATGGGCCCCCGGCGCTTGCCCGCCTGGCTGTGCGCCGTCGCGGCGCTGCTCTCGGGCGcgcaggccaagggcaccccgcTCCTGGCGCGGCCCGCGCCGCCCGGGGCCTCCAGCTACAGCCTCTACACGGCGGGATGGCGCCCGCGGCTGCGCCCCGGGCCGCACAA AGCCCTCTGCGCCTACGTGGTACACAGGAACGTGACCTGCATCCTGCAGGAGAGAGCAGAGAGCTACATAAAGGCTGAGTATCGGCAGTGTGGGTGGAGCCCCAAGTGCCCTGGGACAGTCAC GTACCGCACGGTGCTCAGACCCAAATACAAGGTTGGCTACAAGACAGTAACAGACCTCGCCTGGCGTTGCTGCCCTGGCCTCACTGGAGAAGGCTGCCCAGAGCACCTCACTGACCATGGGGCTGCCCCACCCCAAGCAGAGCCCTGGCCCCAGGTTCCCTCCGGGCAGCTGAGCCCAGGCCCCAAGTCTCCTCCGTACAGCAACGTGGCCCCCAGCCTCCCTG GAAGGAAAGGGCCAGGGCTGTTTGGTGAGCGGCTGGAGCGACTGGAAGGGGACATACAGCAGCTGGCACAAGCATACAGCACCCTCAGTGGCATGGTGGCCAGCCACGAGGACCCCAACAGGATGACAGGAGGCCCAAGAGCCCCTGCCACCCCTGTGGGCTTCGGGGTCCTCCCAGAGGGCTTTGGGGGCCCAGGAGGCCAAGCCAGAGGGCTGCCTCCACCTGCCCTGGATGAGATGCTGAGCAAGATGACCGAGGTGAGTGACAAGCTGAGGGCCAAGATGCAGCTGCTGGATGAGGTGCACGGGCTGGCCCTGGGCCACGAGGCGCACCTGCAGCGGCTGCGGGAGGCCCCACCATCGCCACTCACCTCGCTGGCCCTGCTGGAGGAGTACGTGGACCGCCGGCTGCAGCGCCTCTGGGGTAGCTTGCTGGACGGCTTCGAGCAGAAGCTGCGAGGTGTCCAGAGTGAGTGTGACTTGCGGGTGCAGGAGGTACGGCAGCAGTGGGAGGAGGGCCAGGCGGCCAGCCAGAGGATGCACCAGAGCCTGGATGGCCGGGAGCTGGCCCTGCGCCGGGAGCTCACCCAGCTGGGCACCCGGCTGCAGGGCCTGAGTGTGGCTGGCGGGGGCAGCTGCTGTGGACAGCTGGCCCTCATCAGCGCCCGCATGGACAGCCTCGAGCGGAACCTCCAGGTGGTCGCTGAGGCCCAAAGGGGTCTCGGCCCCACATCTGGGGGCGAGCTCAAGCGGCTCTCAGCTGCCATGCTGGATGGGCAGCTTGAAGGCCTGGAGACTCTAAACGGGTCGGAGAGTGGTGTGAGGGGCTGCTGCCCGGGGGTGGAggatggggtgtggggtgtggacGGGTTTGGAACCGAGTTGGAAGAGCGGGTGCAGAGCCTGGAGGAACGAATGGTGGCGCTGGCTGGGGAGCCGAGTCGGGACAGCGCCCTGCCGGGTCAGGCCACCCTGCCCCTGCCGCAGACAGAGCTGGCTGTGTTGGAACAGCGGCTCCTGTCGCTGGAGGCCTCGTgcgcccccagccccacctcggcCGGCCTGGACAGTCTCGTGGAGGAGGTGAAGGCCTGGCGGAGCCATAGCGAGGCCCTCCTGCACCAGGTAGCCGGCCACTCGGCCCTGCTCCGGCAGCTCAATGGCTCTGTGGCCCAGGTCCAGGGCCAGCTGGCGGAAGCTACAGGCAGCTCCATCCAAGGTGAGATCACCTTGCTCAAGGTCAATCTGAACTCGGTGAGCAAGTCGCTCACGGGCCTCAGCGACTCTGTCAGCGAGTATTCCGAAGCCTTCTCAGCTGCCAACACGTCGCTGGACGCTCGGGAACGCAAAGTGGAGGCCGAGGTCCAGGCCATCCAGGGGCAAGTGAGCAGCCAGGGCTCGCGGCTGCGCGCCGGCCACAGGCAGGTCCTGAGCCTGCAGGGGGAGCTGGAGCGCCTCAAGGCTGGTGTGGCCAGTGTGGCCGGTGGGCTGAGCCGTTGCCAGGACACCGCCCAGGAGCTCCAGCACGCAGTGGGCCGTTTTGACCAGAGGGTGGCGCAAGTGGAGGGCGCATGCGGGCGGCTGGGCCTGCTGGCCACGGGCCTGGACCGCCTGTCTACTGAGCCGCTGAAACCCAGGGCAGGCCTGTGGGACCACGTGAAGCAGCTAAACCGCACCCTGGCCCAGCACGCGCAGGACATTGCCCGCCTCCAAGATGACCTGCTGGACTGCCAGGCCCAGCTGGCTGAGCAGGCACGGCCAGGACCAAGCAACTAG